In the genome of Paenibacillus sp. FSL R5-0766, one region contains:
- a CDS encoding DUF4309 domain-containing protein: MIHPKHQSKWASLALLTLFVYVLSGLLLLPPNAAAKGEQISAKQLESMSRLSFTLRDAKQTAYTVYIFAYDEQKSTLTEENGWTNNKKGDKSYSGTYRAALLKKGAAYGTVQAAKLDLNTIILPQTWNFVVKSKEASTPDMLMITDWGTSNFNEVKTYIVRSGELRRVTYVDNKGKKIDDSYSASRDDGIRTLSGARVQFKNYNNLQFVYGVDTFKLNVNKLELRLEDTRNLRSEAWPNSGVGDRAYLKSLKEAAIKGVLPGRTDIKIGMTLQNAQKKLGKPNSRSNGEWGAYYYYSKFGIGFDSYMHELSKKSRIAVIQLYNEKQYLSPWNVKRWMGKPTSEYYNEVVGGYEMEYELGKHTIVFNYLEEEDLIDFTNIY; encoded by the coding sequence ATGATACACCCTAAGCACCAATCAAAATGGGCTTCTCTGGCCTTACTTACCTTATTCGTCTACGTTCTGAGCGGATTGCTCCTGCTACCACCCAATGCTGCTGCCAAAGGAGAGCAAATCTCCGCCAAACAGCTCGAAAGTATGAGTCGGCTTTCATTTACGCTTCGTGATGCCAAACAAACGGCTTACACCGTTTATATTTTTGCTTATGATGAACAGAAGAGTACACTAACCGAAGAAAATGGTTGGACCAACAATAAAAAAGGCGACAAGAGTTATTCAGGAACGTATCGTGCAGCCTTGCTGAAAAAAGGCGCAGCATACGGAACAGTCCAAGCAGCAAAACTGGATCTGAATACGATTATTTTGCCTCAAACCTGGAACTTTGTTGTGAAAAGCAAAGAGGCTAGTACACCAGACATGCTGATGATCACCGATTGGGGAACTTCTAATTTCAATGAGGTGAAAACGTATATTGTTCGTTCCGGGGAATTGCGCCGTGTAACATATGTCGATAATAAGGGGAAAAAAATCGACGATTCCTACTCTGCAAGCAGAGATGATGGAATCCGTACTCTTTCAGGTGCCCGAGTGCAGTTCAAAAATTACAACAACCTTCAATTTGTCTATGGGGTTGATACGTTTAAGCTGAATGTGAACAAATTGGAATTGCGGTTGGAAGATACACGTAACCTCCGTTCAGAAGCTTGGCCAAACTCGGGTGTTGGCGATCGCGCTTACCTGAAAAGCCTGAAGGAAGCTGCTATAAAGGGTGTGTTGCCAGGCCGGACGGACATCAAGATTGGCATGACGCTTCAAAATGCGCAAAAAAAGCTGGGGAAACCCAATTCTCGTTCAAACGGGGAATGGGGAGCGTACTATTATTATTCTAAATTCGGCATCGGGTTTGATTCATACATGCACGAGCTTAGCAAGAAATCACGTATTGCAGTTATCCAGCTGTACAATGAAAAGCAGTACCTCTCACCATGGAATGTGAAACGATGGATGGGAAAACCCACCTCGGAATATTATAATGAAGTTGTGGGTGGTTATGAGATGGAATATGAGCTGGGTAAGCACACTATAGTTTTTAATTATTTGGAAGAAGAAGACTTAATTGACTTTACGAATATATATTAA
- a CDS encoding SDR family NAD(P)-dependent oxidoreductase, translating to MKYTVITGASSGIGYEAALAFAARGKNMILAARRTDELDKLKAKVAEINPDLDVVIRTVDLSIAANVHEFYESLQAYAIETWINNAGFGNFASVGEQHLPKIEQMLHLNIEALTILSSLYVRDYADIDGTQIINISSGGGYTIVADAVTYCATKFYVSAFTEGLAQELKGKNAAMQAKVLAPAATETEFAKHSFNVDEFEYEGRVPKFHTAEQMAGFLLELYDSESVVGIVDGLTYDFELREPIFPYAARASSKPQN from the coding sequence ATGAAATACACAGTGATTACCGGTGCCAGTTCGGGCATTGGATATGAAGCTGCTTTAGCTTTTGCAGCCCGTGGCAAAAATATGATCCTGGCAGCACGCAGAACCGATGAATTGGACAAATTAAAAGCAAAGGTAGCTGAAATCAATCCTGATCTGGATGTTGTCATTCGTACAGTGGATCTGTCCATTGCCGCTAATGTACATGAATTCTATGAAAGTCTCCAGGCTTACGCCATTGAGACGTGGATTAACAACGCAGGATTCGGGAATTTCGCATCCGTTGGCGAACAACACCTGCCCAAGATTGAGCAGATGCTTCATCTTAACATAGAAGCTCTTACGATTCTTTCTTCCCTGTATGTACGTGATTATGCAGATATCGATGGCACACAGATCATTAATATCTCCTCTGGTGGTGGATATACGATTGTAGCCGATGCAGTAACCTACTGTGCAACCAAGTTCTATGTAAGTGCCTTTACGGAAGGACTTGCGCAAGAGTTGAAAGGCAAGAACGCAGCAATGCAAGCCAAAGTTCTCGCCCCGGCTGCAACGGAGACGGAATTTGCGAAACATTCCTTTAATGTAGACGAGTTTGAATATGAAGGCAGAGTTCCAAAATTCCATACGGCGGAACAAATGGCTGGATTTTTGCTGGAGTTGTATGACAGTGAGAGTGTAGTCGGCATTGTGGATGGGTTGACGTATGACTTTGAACTAAGAGAACCGATCTTTCCATACGCTGCGAGAGCATCCTCGAAACCACAAAATTAA
- the rbsK gene encoding ribokinase, translated as MAKICVIGSSSMDLVVTSSRRPGAGETVLGDSFKTVPGGKGANQAVAAARLGAEVAMIGRVGDDAFGKDIVENFRANAVNTQNVKPVTHLESGTAHIILAEGDNSIVVVEAANREVTPAYVDEAAEVIRDADIVLIQQEIPEETVVHVSALCAELGTPLLLNPAPARTLPQEVIDNAAYITPNEHEAEILFQGMSPAQALRQYPNKLFITEGSKGVRYFDGTDEILVPTYKVEAVDTTGAGDTFNAAFAVALAEGKALQESIRFANRAASLSVTKFGAQGGMPTRDEVEENL; from the coding sequence ATGGCTAAAATATGTGTAATTGGAAGCAGTTCAATGGATCTGGTTGTTACTTCATCAAGACGGCCGGGGGCGGGTGAAACCGTTCTTGGCGATAGCTTCAAAACGGTTCCTGGTGGCAAAGGAGCCAATCAGGCTGTTGCCGCTGCACGACTGGGTGCCGAGGTTGCGATGATCGGCCGGGTAGGCGACGATGCTTTTGGCAAAGATATTGTAGAGAACTTTAGAGCAAATGCTGTAAATACGCAAAATGTGAAACCGGTTACACATTTAGAAAGTGGTACGGCTCATATCATTTTGGCAGAAGGTGATAATAGTATCGTAGTGGTTGAAGCGGCGAATCGGGAAGTCACTCCTGCATATGTCGATGAAGCAGCTGAAGTGATCCGCGATGCAGATATCGTATTAATTCAGCAGGAAATTCCGGAGGAAACGGTTGTGCATGTGAGTGCATTGTGTGCAGAACTCGGAACACCGCTGCTGCTTAATCCCGCTCCGGCGAGAACATTGCCGCAAGAAGTGATCGACAATGCCGCATATATCACGCCGAACGAGCATGAAGCCGAGATTTTGTTTCAGGGCATGAGTCCTGCACAGGCATTACGTCAGTATCCTAACAAGTTGTTCATTACGGAGGGCAGTAAAGGTGTACGGTACTTTGATGGCACTGACGAAATTCTAGTCCCAACTTATAAAGTTGAGGCTGTTGATACTACGGGGGCAGGGGATACGTTCAACGCCGCATTTGCAGTTGCTTTGGCTGAAGGAAAAGCGTTGCAAGAGAGTATACGCTTCGCCAATCGGGCTGCATCGTTGTCCGTCACCAAGTTTGGAGCGCAGGGCGGCATGCCGACGCGTGATGAAGTAGAGGAGAACTTGTAA
- a CDS encoding LacI family DNA-binding transcriptional regulator, giving the protein MTTIKDVAQLAGVSVATVSRVINDRGYVHADTRKKVEDAVKALNFSPNEVARSLYKRKSKLIGLLLPDITNPYFPQLARGVEDRMQEQDYRLIFGNSDEDERKEQDYIQTFIQNNVVGVISSTNYPHSSIYEKLKIPVVFLDRTSLDRPSVYADGREGGRLAAREIIKRGSRRITVMQGPSQIRPAQDRFEGAIEIIRDAGLDYRVIQTTSFSINEASVWAEELFRKYADTDGVIASNDIAAMAVLHEASRIGRKVPDDVQVIGFDDIPMSSLLSPALSTIHQPAYEMGREAAGLLIQLVEQAAIENKNIQLPVSFIERGTTRKVRSDG; this is encoded by the coding sequence ATGACAACAATTAAAGACGTAGCTCAACTGGCTGGCGTATCTGTAGCCACCGTATCCAGGGTCATTAATGATAGAGGTTATGTTCATGCGGACACACGCAAGAAAGTGGAAGATGCTGTGAAGGCGCTTAACTTTTCGCCAAATGAAGTGGCACGCTCATTATATAAGCGTAAATCCAAACTGATTGGCCTGTTGTTGCCGGATATTACGAACCCTTACTTCCCGCAGTTGGCCCGCGGCGTAGAGGACCGGATGCAGGAGCAGGATTACAGACTGATATTCGGAAATAGTGATGAGGATGAACGGAAGGAGCAGGATTACATCCAGACGTTTATCCAGAACAACGTGGTCGGTGTGATCTCTTCAACGAACTACCCTCATTCTTCGATATATGAAAAACTGAAGATTCCCGTTGTGTTTCTGGACAGAACTTCACTGGATCGTCCATCCGTGTATGCGGATGGCAGGGAAGGTGGAAGACTAGCTGCAAGGGAGATTATCAAACGCGGCAGTCGCCGGATCACAGTTATGCAGGGACCGTCACAGATCAGACCCGCTCAGGATCGTTTTGAAGGGGCGATTGAAATCATCCGTGATGCTGGGTTAGACTACCGGGTAATCCAGACGACCTCATTTTCAATTAATGAGGCAAGTGTGTGGGCTGAAGAATTATTCAGGAAGTATGCGGATACAGACGGGGTCATTGCGAGCAATGATATCGCAGCCATGGCAGTACTGCATGAGGCATCACGGATCGGAAGAAAGGTTCCTGATGACGTACAAGTGATTGGTTTCGATGATATTCCGATGAGCAGCCTGTTATCGCCGGCATTGTCCACCATCCATCAGCCAGCATACGAGATGGGAAGAGAAGCGGCGGGATTACTTATCCAGCTTGTGGAACAAGCTGCAATAGAGAATAAAAACATACAGTTGCCCGTGAGTTTCATCGAACGGGGCACTACGAGAAAGGTGAGATCAGATGGCTAA
- a CDS encoding multidrug efflux SMR transporter, which translates to MAWLFLILGGILEIGWALGLSFSDGFSKIEIVIPTVILMIGSFYFFAKSTKILPVSTAYAVFTGLGSFGTAIVGMIFLGDSVSAIKIVLVMILISCIIGLKFVSNEPKQKAGV; encoded by the coding sequence ATGGCATGGTTATTTCTTATTCTTGGAGGAATCTTAGAGATAGGTTGGGCATTAGGTTTGTCATTCTCCGATGGTTTTTCGAAAATCGAGATCGTAATCCCCACGGTTATTTTAATGATTGGCAGCTTCTACTTCTTTGCAAAATCCACTAAAATACTTCCTGTATCCACCGCTTATGCGGTGTTTACCGGACTTGGTTCATTTGGAACCGCAATTGTGGGAATGATTTTTTTGGGGGACTCCGTAAGTGCAATTAAAATCGTGCTGGTCATGATATTAATCAGTTGCATCATCGGTCTGAAATTTGTATCCAATGAACCTAAACAAAAGGCAGGTGTATAG
- a CDS encoding DMT family transporter, producing the protein MIERNTLEKPSKFSDPIFVMLVASLCCLLWGSAYPSIKLGYIAFNILPEDIASKYVFAGYRFTLAGLLLLLLSRIVRKEKLQLSKPQWTSLIMLGILQTGLQYMFFYVGVANTTGVKGSIMNATTTFFSVVLAHFIYKNDKLSRNKIVGCLLGFVGVIIVNFHTDLLAFSFSFTGEGFVIIAALVFSVTALYAKRLTATIDVLIITGVSLFVGGLVLTLLGLSLGGRVTHFTLESTSNLIYLALLSSVAFCLWNMLLKYNKVGRVSVYNFLIPVFGALLSALFLGETILELKNLAALLFVSVGIYLVNRVRSVQSSNNTPMK; encoded by the coding sequence GTGATAGAGAGAAATACCCTTGAGAAACCGAGTAAATTTAGTGATCCCATTTTTGTTATGCTCGTGGCAAGCCTGTGTTGCTTGTTATGGGGAAGCGCGTACCCATCCATCAAACTTGGATATATCGCATTTAACATTCTGCCGGAAGATATTGCTTCCAAGTATGTATTTGCCGGATACCGGTTTACACTGGCGGGCTTGCTGCTCTTGCTCCTGTCTCGTATCGTTAGAAAAGAGAAGCTCCAATTGTCCAAGCCGCAGTGGACTAGCCTCATCATGCTAGGTATATTGCAAACGGGTTTGCAATATATGTTTTTCTACGTCGGCGTAGCCAATACGACGGGTGTCAAAGGCTCCATTATGAACGCAACTACAACCTTTTTTAGTGTTGTTCTAGCCCATTTCATCTATAAAAACGACAAATTAAGCAGAAATAAGATCGTTGGTTGCTTGCTCGGATTCGTTGGTGTAATCATCGTAAACTTCCATACGGATCTGCTTGCTTTTTCCTTTTCATTCACAGGCGAAGGGTTCGTTATTATAGCAGCACTTGTTTTTTCTGTTACGGCCCTTTACGCAAAACGTCTCACCGCCACCATCGATGTTCTGATCATAACAGGTGTCAGCTTATTCGTCGGGGGACTGGTACTTACGCTGTTAGGTCTATCACTCGGCGGTCGGGTCACCCATTTCACCCTGGAATCCACCAGTAACTTAATCTACCTGGCTTTGCTGTCATCCGTTGCATTTTGTCTATGGAATATGCTTCTCAAGTACAACAAGGTCGGAAGAGTGTCTGTCTATAACTTCCTAATCCCTGTATTTGGAGCTTTATTATCAGCGTTATTCCTGGGGGAAACGATTCTGGAACTGAAAAATCTGGCCGCATTACTGTTCGTGTCGGTTGGCATTTATTTAGTCAATCGTGTACGTTCTGTGCAAAGCTCTAATAACACTCCAATGAAATAG
- a CDS encoding multidrug efflux SMR transporter, whose product MSWFFLILAGLFEVGGVIFLKLSDGFTKLKHTFTFALFLGLSFIFLSLSLREIPISIGYGIWTGIGASGSVLLGMYVFKEPKNAKKLAIVSGIIVSIVGLKLVS is encoded by the coding sequence ATGAGTTGGTTTTTCTTAATCTTGGCTGGTTTATTTGAAGTTGGCGGTGTAATATTTCTGAAACTTTCAGATGGATTTACCAAATTGAAACATACATTTACGTTCGCTCTGTTTTTGGGATTAAGTTTTATTTTTCTTTCCCTGTCTTTGAGAGAGATACCAATCAGCATTGGTTATGGAATCTGGACAGGTATTGGGGCATCGGGCAGTGTACTATTAGGAATGTATGTATTCAAAGAGCCCAAAAATGCTAAGAAATTGGCTATCGTTAGTGGGATCATCGTCAGTATTGTGGGATTGAAACTAGTCTCTTAA
- a CDS encoding YitT family protein, whose product MHQIRKQKSNKLKILSKVLLIIIGGFITAYGLEAILIPNNVSDGGVTGLSIVGSQLFGLPLGMLIGIINIPFVWLGYKQIGKSFALYSIIGIASLAISTSLMHHVPTIIEGDTLLVTVVGGIIIGFGMGLALRNGGALDGIDMLAVLLSRKVPFGTSDLILFLNMFVFIVVSTVFGLQGAILSGLAYFIASKVIHIVEEGLSGSKTFKIITNQPEIMVETIRDRLGRGATYTDAYGGYSNEQFKEITCVINRMEESKIKDIIHEIDPTAFVVVYDVAEVRGGNFKKKDIH is encoded by the coding sequence ATGCATCAAATCAGAAAACAAAAGTCAAATAAGTTAAAAATCCTCTCCAAAGTATTATTAATTATCATTGGGGGATTTATAACGGCATATGGTCTGGAAGCCATATTGATCCCGAATAATGTCTCTGATGGTGGTGTCACAGGTCTGAGTATCGTAGGATCACAGCTGTTCGGATTACCACTGGGGATGCTCATCGGGATTATTAACATTCCATTTGTGTGGCTCGGGTACAAGCAAATCGGAAAAAGCTTTGCGTTATATTCGATCATCGGTATTGCTTCACTCGCAATCAGCACCAGTCTGATGCACCATGTACCAACCATCATTGAAGGTGATACCTTGCTTGTTACGGTTGTCGGCGGGATTATCATCGGTTTTGGTATGGGACTTGCATTACGTAATGGCGGGGCATTGGATGGCATAGATATGCTGGCTGTACTCCTTTCCCGAAAAGTACCTTTTGGAACCAGTGATCTAATTCTGTTCCTCAACATGTTTGTCTTTATTGTCGTTTCTACCGTGTTTGGTCTGCAAGGCGCGATCTTGTCAGGACTTGCGTATTTTATTGCTTCCAAAGTAATACATATTGTTGAAGAGGGCTTGAGCGGCTCCAAAACATTTAAAATTATTACGAATCAACCAGAAATCATGGTTGAAACCATTCGTGACCGATTAGGTCGTGGAGCAACGTATACCGATGCATACGGTGGCTACTCTAATGAGCAATTCAAGGAAATCACTTGTGTTATTAACCGGATGGAAGAGAGTAAAATTAAAGATATCATTCATGAAATTGACCCAACTGCCTTTGTAGTTGTATACGATGTAGCTGAAGTAAGAGGCGGCAATTTCAAAAAGAAAGATATTCACTGA
- a CDS encoding MerR family transcriptional regulator has product MHTIGEVAELLHISAHTLRYYEKEQIVTPLRDASGDRRYNESHLKWLQFVIKLKETQMPIATIKKYASLFQEGEHTAADRLKLLEEHKAAIQKQMHILNTADEMLEHKISSYRKFIGQ; this is encoded by the coding sequence ATGCATACCATTGGTGAAGTGGCAGAATTACTCCATATCAGTGCACATACATTACGTTATTATGAGAAGGAACAGATTGTAACTCCTCTCCGAGATGCGAGTGGAGACAGGCGATACAACGAGTCACACCTGAAATGGCTGCAATTTGTAATTAAATTAAAAGAGACTCAGATGCCCATTGCTACCATTAAGAAGTATGCATCCTTGTTTCAGGAAGGGGAGCATACGGCGGCGGATCGTTTGAAGCTGCTGGAGGAGCATAAAGCGGCGATTCAAAAACAGATGCACATACTTAACACAGCAGATGAGATGCTTGAGCATAAAATTTCGTCGTATCGAAAGTTCATCGGACAATAG
- a CDS encoding serine hydrolase domain-containing protein, with protein sequence MDFKPLASFIDRITSWRIPWAEVLVMHRNDTVFHYRNGYANLEEKTPIGDGAIFNLYSMTKIMTCVAGLQLMEKGAILLSDPLSDYLPEYAEMTVKKTMPNEEIRLEKATRAITVRDLFTMTAGFSYDVGCPSIQEAVKSTDGTLPTRDFARALAKEPLLFEPGTHWNYSMCHDVLGALVEVVSGKRFGTYLRDEITGPLGMNDTAFNLNDEQQTRLIPQYAYNDELEKAVRLDGNGFRVGTELESGGAGLLSTVSDYARFLNALTGHGTSPEGVRILSQASVELMRTDHLNEMTRADYSWDHMYGYGYGLGVRTHISKAGSGSLSPIGEFGWSGAAGCMAIIDPDSQLTVMYAQHLLNSQEPYVQRRLRNVVYSCL encoded by the coding sequence ATGGATTTTAAACCGCTTGCTTCATTTATCGACCGCATTACATCCTGGCGTATACCGTGGGCAGAGGTGCTGGTGATGCATCGAAATGATACCGTTTTCCATTATCGTAATGGATACGCCAATCTGGAAGAGAAAACACCTATCGGTGATGGAGCGATCTTCAATCTATATTCCATGACCAAAATTATGACCTGCGTGGCAGGACTGCAACTGATGGAGAAAGGGGCAATCCTGTTAAGTGATCCCTTGTCTGATTATCTGCCAGAGTATGCTGAGATGACGGTAAAGAAAACGATGCCGAACGAGGAGATCCGACTGGAAAAGGCGACAAGAGCCATTACAGTACGTGATTTGTTCACCATGACTGCCGGGTTCTCGTATGACGTTGGTTGTCCAAGCATTCAAGAAGCTGTAAAAAGCACCGATGGAACATTGCCAACACGTGATTTCGCGAGAGCGCTTGCGAAAGAACCGTTGCTGTTTGAACCAGGGACACACTGGAATTACAGCATGTGCCATGATGTGCTGGGAGCCTTGGTGGAAGTGGTAAGTGGCAAACGCTTTGGTACGTATCTGCGGGACGAAATCACCGGACCCCTTGGCATGAACGATACAGCATTTAATCTGAACGATGAGCAGCAGACACGTCTGATTCCACAGTATGCTTACAATGATGAGCTTGAAAAGGCTGTACGTTTGGACGGCAATGGATTCCGTGTGGGTACTGAGCTGGAAAGCGGCGGTGCAGGGTTACTATCAACCGTTAGCGATTATGCACGTTTTCTGAACGCGCTTACTGGGCATGGTACTAGTCCCGAAGGCGTGCGCATTCTGTCACAAGCTTCAGTGGAACTGATGCGAACGGACCACCTGAATGAGATGACTCGTGCTGATTATTCCTGGGATCATATGTATGGATACGGCTATGGACTGGGTGTTCGCACACATATCTCCAAAGCAGGAAGCGGCTCACTGAGTCCAATTGGCGAATTTGGATGGAGCGGCGCTGCTGGTTGTATGGCTATTATTGATCCGGATTCACAGCTTACAGTCATGTATGCACAGCACCTGCTGAACAGTCAGGAGCCGTACGTTCAACGACGCTTACGAAATGTGGTATACTCCTGCCTGTAA
- the nspC gene encoding carboxynorspermidine decarboxylase: MRFEQLPTPCFVVDEALIERNLKILNGVMQRTGAKIVLAQKAFSMTAMYPLIGEYMSGATASGLYEARLGHEEMGKENHVFAPAYRAEEIDEILSICDHIIFNSFSQLAKFKDKALQAGRKVGLRVNPECSTQEGHEIYDPCSPGSRFGAKLEDFDADLLEGVSGLHFHTLCQQNSDDLETTLNAVVDKFGQWLPQMEWINFGGGHHITREDYDIPRLEACIKRMQNDYGLEVYLEPGEAVALNAGYLVTSVLDFHKNGMDIAILDTSATCHMPDVLEMPYRPPLIGSGEVGEKAHLYRLGGQTCLSGDVIGDYSFDQPLQEGDRLVFEDMAIYSMVKTNTFNGMPLPAIAIKRKDGDCEVVREFGYQDFKMRLA; this comes from the coding sequence ATGCGGTTCGAGCAATTACCGACACCATGTTTTGTTGTTGACGAGGCGCTTATCGAGAGAAACCTGAAAATCCTGAACGGTGTTATGCAGCGTACAGGTGCCAAAATCGTGCTTGCTCAAAAAGCATTCTCCATGACTGCGATGTATCCGCTGATTGGAGAATACATGAGCGGTGCAACGGCGAGTGGTTTGTATGAAGCGCGTCTGGGCCATGAGGAAATGGGCAAAGAGAATCATGTCTTTGCTCCAGCATACCGCGCAGAAGAGATCGACGAGATTCTCTCCATCTGCGACCACATTATTTTCAACTCATTTTCACAGCTTGCAAAATTCAAGGATAAGGCGCTTCAAGCTGGCCGTAAGGTCGGCTTGCGCGTCAACCCTGAATGTTCTACCCAAGAAGGACATGAGATCTACGATCCGTGTTCTCCGGGTTCGCGTTTTGGCGCGAAACTGGAGGATTTCGATGCAGACCTGTTGGAAGGCGTCTCCGGACTGCACTTCCACACACTGTGTCAGCAAAACTCCGACGATCTGGAGACTACGCTGAATGCAGTGGTCGATAAATTCGGACAATGGTTGCCACAAATGGAATGGATCAACTTCGGCGGTGGGCACCATATCACACGTGAAGATTATGATATTCCAAGACTGGAAGCATGCATCAAACGTATGCAGAACGATTATGGCCTGGAAGTATATCTGGAGCCGGGAGAAGCTGTTGCGCTGAACGCGGGTTATCTGGTGACCTCTGTGCTGGACTTCCATAAAAACGGTATGGACATCGCTATTCTGGATACTTCAGCTACGTGTCATATGCCGGATGTGCTGGAAATGCCATATCGTCCGCCGCTGATCGGTTCGGGAGAAGTAGGCGAGAAAGCCCATCTGTATCGTCTTGGTGGACAAACCTGTCTGTCTGGTGACGTAATTGGGGACTATTCATTCGATCAGCCTTTGCAAGAAGGCGACCGTCTGGTATTCGAGGACATGGCGATTTACTCCATGGTGAAAACCAATACGTTCAACGGCATGCCGCTTCCAGCGATTGCAATCAAAAGAAAAGACGGCGATTGCGAAGTTGTTCGCGAATTCGGATATCAGGATTTCAAAATGAGGCTGGCATAA
- the rbsD gene encoding D-ribose pyranase, which produces MKRNGMLNSHISKILSDLGHTDMIAIADAGLPVPDGVLKIDLALKLGTPSFREVVEAIAEDMVIEKVIVAEEICEGNPVAMQFITEKFGVEAIDASVSHEQFKALTRQVKAVIRTGEATPYANCILQSGVHFG; this is translated from the coding sequence ATGAAAAGAAATGGCATGTTGAATAGTCACATTTCCAAGATTTTGTCTGATCTGGGCCATACGGACATGATTGCGATTGCGGATGCAGGTCTGCCGGTACCGGACGGGGTACTCAAAATCGATCTGGCCCTCAAACTGGGAACACCAAGTTTTCGCGAAGTGGTGGAAGCGATCGCTGAAGATATGGTCATTGAGAAAGTCATTGTGGCTGAAGAGATTTGCGAAGGCAATCCCGTAGCCATGCAATTCATCACAGAGAAATTCGGGGTAGAAGCAATTGATGCTTCCGTCAGCCACGAACAATTCAAAGCATTAACACGGCAGGTGAAAGCTGTTATCCGCACAGGTGAAGCCACACCCTATGCCAATTGCATTTTACAATCGGGAGTCCATTTCGGTTAA